In Mercenaria mercenaria strain notata chromosome 14, MADL_Memer_1, whole genome shotgun sequence, the following are encoded in one genomic region:
- the LOC123526315 gene encoding sialin-like — protein MDTDIRHESIDKKSTCFKGSFWCSSRFVLIVIGFFGFMNLYALRVTMSVAIVCMTGPETNTSNTSSFANENVSESDMPEVQVSNQDDRFDWDKETQGLILGSFFLGYALTLLPSGWLAGRYGGKQLFGWSMFVCAVATLFTPLAARTSVVLLIVIRVFTGLCQGVGFPCMQTLLSYWIPPLQRSSSASFVYTGTQIGVMVTFPVSGVLCVDGFDGGWPSIFYVFGSLGVVWFFAWMYLVFDSPVLHPRICVMERKYIVEQLKSDIDISKKSSSTPWSKILTSLPVWAIIVSETCAEWGTYSFLTNIPTYMEDVLKFDSKKAGFLASLPYLGFWVVSNVSAHLADFLRERGYISTTTARKVFNSIGNILPAIIIVIMGNVADDPGIAVAMLILGVAMSGCQYGSGFIVNPVDIAPRYAGIIIGISATTGALGGFFAPLAIGFITVDKTKEQWKTVFYITAAIYTFGAIFYIIFASGELQDWARDEDDNQDINAWTCTWVEPHTFRELSGWLPGMKNSTFLTRFCQYW, from the exons ATGGATACAGACATCCGCCATGAAAGTATAGACAAAAAGTCTACCTGCTTTAAAg gGTCGTTCTGGTGCTCAAGTCGTTTTGTCCTTATCGTTATCGGCTTCTTTGGATTTATGAATCTATACGCCTTGCGGGTAACCATGAGTGTTGCAATTGTGTGTATGACAGGACCTGAGACTAACACCAGCAATACCAGCAGTTTTGCCAATGAGAATGTTTCAGAAAGTGATATGCCAGAG GTACAGGTATCAAACCAAGATGACAGGTTTGATTGGGACAAAGAAACTCAAGGACTTATACTTGGTTCCTTTTTTCTTGGATATGCACTAACACTTTTACCAAGCGGTTGGCTTGCGGGAAGATATGGCGGGAAACAATTATTCGGCTGGAGTATGTTTGTATGCGCTGTTGCAACATTATTCACACCATTGGCTGCGAGGACCAGTGTGGTTCTGCTTATAGTTATACGTGTTTTCACGGGACTATGTCAG gGTGTAGGTTTTCCATGTATGCAAACGTTGCTGTCCTACTGGATACCACCGTTGCAAAGAAGTTCATCTGCAAGTTTTGTCTACACTG GGACTCAGATTGGTGTCATGGTAACATTTCCTGTCAGTGGTGTCCTGTGTGTCGATGGTTTCGATGGTGGTTGGCCTAGCATATTCTATGTATTTG GTTCTCTTGGTGTAGTATGGTTTTTTGCTTGGATGTATCTCGTGTTTGACTCGCCAGTATTACATCCCAGGATCTGTGTGATGGAGAGGAAATATATTGTAGAACAACTTAAATCTGATATAGATATAAGTAAAAAG TCCTCGAGTACGCCATGGTCAAAGATACTTACATCACTACCTGTGTGGGCAATCATTGTTTCAGAAACTTGTGCTGAATGGGGAACATACAGCTTCTTGACCAATATACCGACCTATATGGAAGATGTTCTAAAGTTTGATAGCAAAAAG GCGGGATTTCTTGCTTCTCTACCGTATCTTGGCTTCTGGGTCGTTTCTAATGTGTCTGCTCATCTTGCCGACTTCCTTCGAGAACGAGGCTACATTTCTACTACAACAGCAAGGAAAGTCTTTAACAGCATAG GCAACATCTTACCGGCAATAATTATTGTTATCATGGGAAATGTTGCCGACGACCCGGGTATTGCAGTTGCCATGCTGATTTTGGGTGTGGCTATGTCTGGATGCCAGTACGGCAGTGGATTTATAGTAAATCCTGTCGACATTGCACCAAGATATGCCGGTATTATTATAGGGATTTCTGCAACCACCGGTGCACTTGGAGGTTTCTTCGCACCCTTAGCAATTGGATTTATAACAGTCGAT aaaACAAAAGAGCAGTGGAAAACAGTATTCTATATTACGGCTGCAATCTACACATTTGGTGCAATATTCTACATCATTTTTGCTTCGGGTGAATTACAGGATTGGGCTCGGGATGAAGATGATAACCAAGATATTAAT gcatggacgtgcacttgggtagaaccacacACCTTTCGTGAGCTTTCTGGTTGGCTTCCCggcatgaagaattctacattccTAACGAGATTTTGCCAATATTGGTGA